The Mucilaginibacter yixingensis genome window below encodes:
- a CDS encoding AraC family transcriptional regulator: MKARLKILESFPDRSFNLQLTGHYHSYNELHYHAELELIYVIEGTGTLLVGNRIEQVNEGDLFLIGRNVPHMFRFETYIYQNPLLQLGRMDAPLQLLTLHFNPDVFGSQFINLPENRFIQNVIKKAEQVQQFYDGMRNELVTMLNQLLKIESHGRLFLLMQLLARIAEGKEYRFLAADTNLAAYNNADETRLTKIYLYTLNNFHHTIKLKEIAATVYMVPNAFCRYFKQRTNKSYFDFLLEVRINHAQKLLKESDYSMVVISYESGFTNLSNFNRYFKALTGSTPLQSRKAYRSLAR; encoded by the coding sequence ATGAAAGCTCGTTTAAAGATATTGGAATCCTTCCCTGACAGGTCATTCAACCTGCAGTTGACGGGGCATTATCACTCTTATAACGAGCTTCACTACCACGCCGAACTGGAACTGATCTATGTGATTGAGGGCACCGGGACCCTACTGGTAGGCAACCGGATTGAACAGGTAAACGAGGGAGACCTGTTTCTAATCGGGCGCAACGTTCCCCATATGTTTCGTTTTGAGACTTACATTTATCAAAATCCACTATTGCAATTAGGCCGCATGGATGCGCCCTTACAATTATTGACGCTGCATTTTAATCCGGATGTTTTTGGCAGTCAGTTTATCAATCTGCCCGAAAATCGGTTTATTCAAAACGTTATCAAAAAGGCCGAACAGGTGCAGCAATTTTATGACGGCATGCGTAATGAACTGGTAACAATGCTCAACCAATTGCTCAAAATCGAATCACACGGCCGGTTATTTTTACTAATGCAATTGCTGGCGCGAATTGCCGAGGGCAAAGAATATCGGTTTCTAGCCGCGGATACCAACCTGGCGGCTTATAACAATGCCGACGAAACCCGGCTTACTAAAATTTACTTATACACGCTCAACAACTTTCATCATACCATCAAGCTAAAGGAGATTGCCGCCACGGTTTACATGGTACCCAACGCTTTTTGCCGCTATTTTAAACAGCGAACCAATAAAAGTTATTTTGACTTTTTGCTGGAGGTACGTATTAACCATGCGCAGAAATTACTGAAGGAAAGCGATTACAGCATGGTGGTCATCAGCTATGAATCGGGTTTTACCAATCTCTCTAACTTTAACCGGTATTTCAAGGCACTTACCGGCAGCACTCCGCTGCAAAGCCGCAAGGCATATCGTAGCTTAGCCCGTTAA
- a CDS encoding SGNH/GDSL hydrolase family protein yields the protein MRKLILATLLFILSFSTRADVIVKGDDAHIHYMGRIGKADDASVLSWPGTSASINFTGSSVTATLEDQYGENYYNVIVDGQVTKVLHLSNIKKSYLLAEGLSTGRHQLTLFKRTEWVFGKTLFYQFAIADGGEILPAPETKSCKIEYFGDSITCGYAVEDSSGRDRGIGQFENNYLSYAALVARHYNAEYSCIARSGIGLTLSYYHQIMPEMYHLTDGGDPQSEWNFNKFTPDIVVINLFQNDAGLFYRSDLPEFKARFGDEAPTPEKIIKAYQDFIKQLRSQYPQASIICTLGSMDAVRTGSPWPDYVKKAAAGLGDKKVFAYIYNYKNTPGHPNVAQQQAMANQLIAFIDKHAPLTSK from the coding sequence ATGAGGAAGCTGATCTTAGCTACGCTACTGTTCATCCTCAGTTTCAGCACCCGTGCAGATGTTATTGTTAAGGGCGATGATGCGCACATTCATTATATGGGGCGCATTGGCAAGGCTGACGACGCATCGGTATTGAGCTGGCCGGGCACATCCGCCAGTATCAACTTTACCGGCAGTAGCGTTACCGCCACACTGGAAGATCAGTATGGCGAGAACTACTATAACGTGATTGTAGACGGACAGGTAACCAAAGTACTGCACCTCAGCAACATCAAGAAAAGCTACCTCCTGGCCGAGGGATTGTCCACCGGCAGACATCAACTCACCCTATTTAAACGTACCGAATGGGTATTTGGCAAAACCCTATTTTACCAGTTTGCCATTGCCGATGGCGGCGAGATCCTTCCCGCTCCTGAAACCAAAAGCTGCAAAATTGAATACTTTGGCGACTCCATCACCTGCGGTTATGCCGTGGAGGATTCATCCGGTCGCGACAGGGGCATCGGTCAGTTTGAGAATAACTACCTCAGCTACGCAGCCCTTGTTGCCCGCCATTACAATGCCGAATACAGTTGCATCGCCCGCAGCGGCATTGGTTTAACGTTGAGCTACTATCACCAGATTATGCCCGAGATGTATCATCTTACCGATGGCGGCGATCCGCAAAGCGAATGGAATTTCAACAAGTTCACGCCCGATATAGTAGTAATCAATTTGTTCCAGAACGATGCCGGACTATTTTATCGCTCAGACTTGCCAGAATTTAAGGCCCGCTTCGGTGACGAAGCACCAACGCCCGAAAAGATTATCAAAGCGTACCAGGATTTTATCAAACAATTGCGCTCCCAATATCCACAAGCCAGTATTATCTGTACCCTGGGCAGTATGGATGCCGTGCGCACCGGATCGCCCTGGCCAGACTATGTAAAGAAAGCCGCCGCCGGATTGGGCGATAAAAAGGTATTTGCTTATATCTATAATTACAAAAACACGCCCGGCCACCCTAACGTTGCGCAACAACAAGCCATGGCCAATCAACTCATTGCGTTTATTGATAAACATGCGCCACTAACCAGCAAGTAA
- the ppsA gene encoding phosphoenolpyruvate synthase: MKTMSYTLKLNEAGLNDIDKVGGKNASLGQMLQNLGLLGINIPFGFIITAQAYYDFITHNHLTTHITNLISKTDVNDLVQLKQCGRTIRGLIRDGHFPQSMRTEVINAYADLCNYYGKNNVDVAVRSSATAEDLPDVSFAGQQDTYLNVSGTADLMDAIRNCFASLFTDRAISYRKSFGYDGFLIGLSVCVQKMVRSDLGASGVAFSLDTESGFKDVVVINGSFGLGEMVVQGAVKPDEFTVFKPLLDKGDLRPLIEKKLGDKNQKMVYGAVGEARVKVIETSEADRERFCLTDDETLKLATWVTSIERYYATLKGKWCPMDVEWALDGESGELFIVQARPETIHSRKADNSITVYHMEDASRAEHLILQGIAVGDKIADGKVRLLHHIDSTDIAHVDFNAGDVLVTDMTDPDWEPLMKKAAAIITNKGGRTCHAAIVARELGVPAIVGCGNATELLNDGMLITASCAEGDNGMVYAGKINYTMHEHDLSLLPETATPVMMNVASPDVAFKLAGYPHRGVGLAREEFVINNYIKIHPQALLGYKELNDEALTLQITEAIKGYGDGETYFIEKLSYGVAKIAAAFYPQKVIVRFSDFKTNEYYNMPGGSYFEPAEENPMIGWRGASRYYSGAYKASFGMECKAIKKVREVMGLKNVVVMIPFCRTISELMLVYDTMREYGLVRGQEGLEVFLMAEVPSNVILAEQFAKHIDGFSIGSNDLTQLVLGLDRDSALVAGLYNERNDAVKSMISQLIRTAKKAGVKVGICGQGPSDYPDFAQFLVEEGIDSLSVTPDSFLKTVEAIDKIERQKVLAKAV; the protein is encoded by the coding sequence ATGAAAACAATGAGTTACACCCTAAAACTAAATGAGGCCGGCCTGAACGATATTGATAAAGTTGGCGGCAAAAACGCATCGCTTGGGCAGATGCTGCAGAACCTGGGTTTATTGGGCATCAATATTCCGTTCGGGTTTATTATCACCGCACAGGCTTATTATGATTTTATTACGCATAATCATCTCACAACACATATCACCAACCTGATCAGCAAAACTGACGTTAATGACCTGGTGCAGCTGAAACAATGTGGCCGCACGATCCGCGGATTGATCCGCGATGGACATTTCCCACAATCAATGCGCACAGAGGTCATTAACGCCTATGCTGATCTGTGTAACTACTATGGCAAAAACAATGTAGACGTAGCCGTAAGATCATCAGCTACTGCCGAGGATCTGCCCGATGTATCATTTGCCGGTCAGCAGGATACTTATCTGAACGTTAGCGGCACTGCAGATCTGATGGATGCTATCCGTAACTGCTTTGCCTCGTTGTTTACAGATCGTGCCATCAGCTACCGCAAAAGCTTCGGTTATGACGGTTTCCTGATCGGCCTGTCTGTCTGCGTGCAAAAGATGGTACGTTCAGATCTGGGTGCTTCAGGCGTGGCTTTCTCACTCGATACCGAGAGCGGCTTTAAAGATGTAGTTGTAATTAACGGCTCATTTGGCTTAGGCGAAATGGTGGTTCAAGGCGCAGTTAAGCCCGATGAGTTCACTGTATTTAAACCATTGTTAGATAAAGGCGACCTGCGTCCGTTAATTGAAAAAAAACTGGGCGATAAAAACCAAAAAATGGTTTATGGAGCAGTAGGTGAAGCCCGCGTTAAAGTAATAGAAACAAGCGAGGCCGACAGAGAAAGATTTTGTTTGACCGATGATGAGACATTAAAACTAGCCACCTGGGTAACATCTATAGAACGATATTATGCCACGTTGAAAGGTAAATGGTGCCCAATGGATGTGGAATGGGCATTGGATGGCGAAAGCGGCGAACTGTTTATTGTGCAGGCCCGTCCGGAAACTATCCACTCGCGTAAGGCTGATAATAGCATCACCGTTTACCATATGGAAGATGCCAGTCGCGCCGAGCACCTGATTTTACAAGGTATTGCCGTAGGCGATAAAATTGCAGATGGCAAAGTGCGTTTGCTGCACCATATTGATAGTACCGATATTGCTCACGTTGATTTCAACGCCGGCGACGTACTGGTAACCGATATGACCGACCCCGACTGGGAGCCTCTGATGAAAAAGGCTGCTGCCATTATCACCAATAAAGGTGGGCGCACCTGTCACGCTGCTATTGTGGCCCGCGAGCTGGGTGTGCCAGCCATTGTGGGTTGTGGTAACGCTACCGAATTGCTGAATGATGGCATGTTGATTACCGCTAGCTGTGCCGAAGGCGACAACGGGATGGTGTATGCAGGCAAGATTAACTACACCATGCATGAGCATGACCTGAGCCTGTTGCCAGAAACTGCTACCCCGGTAATGATGAACGTAGCCTCACCTGATGTAGCTTTTAAACTGGCCGGCTATCCGCACCGTGGTGTGGGTTTGGCGCGCGAGGAATTTGTGATCAACAATTATATCAAGATACACCCTCAGGCGCTGCTCGGTTATAAAGAGCTGAATGATGAGGCTCTGACCCTACAGATAACCGAAGCCATTAAAGGTTACGGCGACGGCGAAACTTACTTTATTGAAAAACTGTCTTACGGCGTAGCAAAAATTGCCGCCGCATTTTATCCGCAGAAGGTAATTGTTCGTTTCTCTGATTTTAAAACAAACGAGTATTACAACATGCCCGGCGGAAGTTACTTTGAGCCGGCCGAAGAAAACCCGATGATTGGCTGGAGAGGTGCTTCACGCTACTATTCTGGTGCTTATAAAGCATCGTTTGGGATGGAGTGTAAAGCCATTAAGAAAGTGCGCGAGGTAATGGGCTTGAAAAATGTGGTGGTGATGATTCCATTCTGCCGCACCATTAGCGAGCTGATGCTGGTGTATGATACCATGCGCGAGTATGGCCTGGTACGCGGTCAGGAAGGTTTGGAAGTGTTCCTGATGGCCGAGGTTCCGTCTAATGTTATCCTGGCTGAGCAGTTTGCCAAACATATTGATGGGTTCTCTATCGGTTCAAATGATTTAACCCAATTGGTGCTGGGGCTGGATCGTGATTCGGCGCTGGTGGCAGGCTTGTACAACGAGCGTAACGACGCCGTAAAATCAATGATCTCTCAACTGATTCGCACAGCCAAGAAAGCAGGCGTTAAAGTAGGTATCTGCGGACAAGGTCCGTCAGATTATCCTGACTTTGCCCAGTTTCTGGTAGAAGAGGGGATAGACAGTCTTTCAGTAACGCCAGACTCGTTCCTGAAAACCGTTGAGGCGATTGATAAGATTGAGCGACAGAAGGTTTTAGCGAAGGCGGTGTAA